In Oryza sativa Japonica Group chromosome 11, ASM3414082v1, the following are encoded in one genomic region:
- the LOC136354168 gene encoding uncharacterized protein — MGDEAAQALELMERMIKLKEQGLQGEQITRHFIKSRLAPIKARSRTAFEFDGKHDPNREDPDSLDFEVMKERMYKIFSNAIVVSYSHLLPVVPYNEFALMKSDPPIAQRRSPRLQTGQESGGPKIRKPSDIDPSGKDSYPTNMETGSSKETGPTAKDHPSDNQPATDNVEPSNEPPTGSQSAEAGAEVNQEPPTRNQSDTGPSQEISEVEAQAGSPPGKDASNGPGSRSPVKAQESTRPRREIITGPMIGDEEEILRIRAAEDSRPPILVKWWDNDGIVINKQKEDEEVCLLKKALSQATRIVNRIHLRNEAKTATLEKLVPHLGTLEATRNQLHEAKELARKTKHDLRDRIAEVQESNFELSGSSKVQAAKISQLEKQIQTLENDKAELARQRDSALKDVEDRKIKSQAQFDILVGKIKRLERARDEVANAATPLEYIRCSRNLRQAEYGTSEEAALDLINDAQKAIDKVAVDVVERLQDTDLRPTGPDNSDDEKTDTN; from the exons atgggagatgaagctgctcaaGCACTGGAACTGATGGAGCGCATGATAAAGCTGAAGGAACAAGGTCTGCAAGGTGAACAGATCACTCGGCACTTTATCAAGAGTCGGTTAGCTCCTATTAAGGCGAGATCTCGTACAGCCTTCGAATTTGATGGCAAGCACGACCCAAACcgtgaagatccagattctctTGATTTTGAggtcatgaaggagagaatgtacaagatcttctcaaatgctatcGTAGTCAGCTACTCACACTTGCTGCCGGTAGTGCCGTACAAT GAGTTCGCGTTGATGAAGTCGGATCCTCCAATCGCTCAGCGCCGATCACCTCGCCTTCAAACTGGTCAGGAAAGTGGAGGACCAAAGATTCG gaaaccatctgatatagatccttCTGGGAAAGACTCTTATCCGACTAACATGGAGACGGGCTCCTCAAAAGAAACTGGGCCGACTGCAAAAGATCATCCGAGTGACAATCAGCCGGCAACCGACAATGTAGAACCCAGCAACGAACCCCCGACTGGAAgccagtcggccgaagctggAGCCGAAGTtaaccaggagcccccgactagaAACCAGTCGGACACAGGGCCAAGCCAAGAGATCTCTGAAGTTGAAGCTCAAGCAGGCAGCCCTCCCGGAAAGGATGCCAGCAATGGCCCAGGATCCAGATCTCCTGTAAAGGCACAAGAGTCCACTCGTCCCCGTCGAGAAATCATCACAG GGCCAatgattggtgatgaagaagaaattctcCGGATACGAGCGGCTGAAGATTCGCGCCCTCCTattctggtcaagtggtgggataaCGATGGGATCGTAATAAAtaagcaaaaagaagatgaggaggtATGCCTGCTGAAGAAGGCACTCAGCCAGGCTACTCGCATTGTAAAC AGGATTCATCTCAGGAACGAAGCAAAAACCGCAACCCTGGAGAAATTAGTTCCTCATCTCGGCACCCTTGAGGCCACCAGAAATCAACTGCACGAAGCCAAAGAACTTGCCAGGAAAACTAAGCATGATCTGAGGGATCGGATTGCTGAGGTCCAGGAATCCAATTTTGAActgagtggctcatcaaaag TGCAAGCCGCCAAGATATCTCAACTGGAGAAACAGATTCAGACTCTGGAGAATGACAAGGCTGAACTAGCAAGACAGAGGGACTCGGCTTTGAAAGATGTTGAAG accgcaagatcaagtcACAAGCTCAATTTGACATCTTAGTCGGCAAAATCAAAAGGCTTGAAAGGGCTAGGGATGAAGTTGCTAATGCTGCTACCCCACTCGAGTACATTCGATGCTcccgaaatcttcgacaagctgagt acgggacaagcgaagaagctgctcttgacctcatcaatgaCGCACAAAAAGCCATCGATAAGGTAGCGgttgatgtagttgagagattgCAGGACACCGATCTTCGACCGACTGGTCCtgataactctgatgatgaaaagactgaTACTAATTGA